In Acropora muricata isolate sample 2 chromosome 11, ASM3666990v1, whole genome shotgun sequence, one DNA window encodes the following:
- the LOC136889376 gene encoding uncharacterized protein translates to MVAKLTKDPPVRKTKDGEEIVKPSSPVSRSTIKQAMRMKCNTLISVQNKKKQESEKSASSDELTAEIKKLQIGDESYLQSSDTASTASSSGDDGKFQLQKARLSAFLEECNLKPLGIRWKDWSQATERTQQRYVERSSEIVKAVLSVVYPDDYPHLWKELKISPTMDKMMSSETVSIQSDDSYLVALAEAYKNATSWDIRRQVLSIMTGVSSYKEISRYIPGLTQYRLSISNLHRLQYGRAAPVPARHTPRLKIDRKQLDHFLSFITSPHLVQDMPFGEKTLKLSTGQIINVPNVIRTMIPQRIAKQYIQYCSKSGFVPFSERTMLRILSECSASVRKSLQGLDYITSEGAKAFDDLSKLITEQAGAVELQEALKTGKLYLKGDFKVHVSDDSGVGTHCSVFALSETSDPDFTQQCNHDHNDRCLQCDAISATLADIEKLLSEATYPNDEDRDEALYLCHTAQRAIQAWKCHQLRSVRQDQGRLDVLDLLDDDTVFIVNDWAMKFLPQMYRESQTDWFGKRGISWHISVVYCRILGELQSQGFIHIVQSCSQDSSAVITIMQHVLHTLNAEHPNITRAFFRQDNAGCYHSSATILACPSIEMSTGIKVVGVDFSDPQGGKGAADRMTATAKSHIRKFVNEGNDVTNAHQMKAALLSYGGIEGVRVVAVERLEEHSLSTEQCKIPGISKLNNFSFSNGKLVARRAYGIGCGKEITVKLTTDPGYKWLNATFSTGGFKAPTAKTSLCESKPVSLKDGDSAQLSTTEDFSCPQEGCVRVFQQLSSLEQHLSFEKCSKSLERQPLLDLAKTQYASYLMEGVGVMPTLKSREHVVTSENKP, encoded by the exons ATGGTGGCAAAACTCACCAAAGACCCTCCAGTTCGAAAAACAAAAGACGGAGAGGAAATTGTCAAGCCATCATCCCCTGTGTCCCGCAGCACAATTAAGCAGGCCATGAGGATGAAGTGTAATACACTCATTTCcgtgcaaaacaaaaaaaaacag GAAAGTGAGAAAAGTGCGAGTTCAGATGAGTTAACAGCCGAAATAAAAAAGCTGCAGATAGGGGACGAAAGTTATCTGCAATCCTCTGACACTGCAAGCACTGCATCCTCCAGCGGCGACGATGGAAAATTTCAGCTCCAAAAAGCCAGACTCAGTGCTTTTCTAGAAGAGTGTAACCTTAAACCACTTGGGATACGCTGGAAGGATTGGAGCCAAGCCACTGAACGAACTCAGCAAAGATACGTTGAGCGGTCGTCTGAAATAGTCAAGGCGGTTTTGTCAGTGGTATATCCGGATGATTATCCCCATTTGTGGAAGGAATTGAAGATTTCCCCAACAATGGATAAGATGATGAGTTCAGAGACCGTCTCCATTCAATCTGATGATAGCTATCTTGTTGCCTTGGCTGAAGCCTATAAGAACGCAACCAGCTGGGACATCCGTCGACAGGTCCTCTCAATTATGACTGGGGTATCGAGTTATAAAGAGATATCCAGGTACATCCCAGGGCTCACCCAGTATCGACTCTCTATTTCAAATCTTCACCGTCTCCAGTATGGCCGTGCTGCTCCAGTCCCCGCACGCCACACCCCAAGACTCAAGATTGACAGGAAGCAATTAGACCATTTCCTTAGCTTTATCACAAGCCCACACTTGGTGCAGGACATGCCATTTGGCGAGAAGACCCTCAAATTGTCCACTGGCCAAATTATTAACGTTCCCAACGTCATTAGAACAATGATACCACAAAGGATAGCAAAACAGTATATACAGTATTGCTCAAAGAGTGGATTTGTGCCATTCAGTGAGCGGACAATGTTGCGTATCTTGTCCGAATGCTCAGCGTCCGTCCGCAAGTCCCTTCAAGGCTTGGATTACATTACTTCTGAAGGAGCGAAAGCATTTGATGACCTTTCCAAGCTCATTACTGAACAAGCAGGTGCTGTGGAGTTACAAGAGGCTCTCAAAACTGGAAAACTGTACTTGAAAGGAGACTTCAAG GTTCATGTGAGCGACGATTCTGGTGTTGGAACGCACTGCAGTGTGTTTGCCTTAAGTGAGACTAGTGATCCAGACTTCACACAACAGTGCAATCACGACCACAATGACAGATGTCTCCAGTGTGACGCTATATCAGCAACTCTCGCTGATATTGAGAAACTCTTATCAGAGGCTACCTACCCAAATGATGAAGATCGTGACGAGGCGTTATATCTTTGCCATACTGCACAGCGCGCCATTCAGGCCTGGAAGTGCCACCAGTTGAGGTCTGTGCGACAAGATCAAGGAAGACTCGATGTTCTTGACCTCCTTGACGACGATACTGTGTTCATTGTAAACGACTGGGCCATGAAATTTCTTCCTCAAATGTACCGAGAATCCCAGACAGATTGGTTTGGGAAGAGAGGGATTTCATGGCACATTTCAGTTGTTTACTGCCGAATTCTTGGTGAGCTGCAGTCCCAAGGATTTATCCACATAGTTCAGTCCTGCAGTCAAGACAGCTCTGCCGTCATTACAATCATGCAGCATGTGCTACACACCCTCAATGCGGAGCATCCTAACATTACGAGGGCCTTCTTCCGGCAGGATAATGCTGGTTGCTACCACTCGTCGGCAACGATCCTTGCTTGCCCGTCAATTGAGATGTCAACTGGTATCAAAGTGGTAGGAGTTGACTTTAGTGACCCGCAAGGAGGCAAGGGGGCGGCTGATAGAATGACAGCGACCGCCAAAAGCCATATTCGCAAGTTTGTAAACGAGGGGAATGATGTCACGAATGCTCACCAGATGAAAGCAGCTCTTCTTTCGTATGGAGGAATTGAAGGTGTTCGAGTTGTCGCGGTTGAGCGACTAGAAGAGCATTCCCTGAGCACTGAGCAGTGTAAAATACCTGGGATAAGCAAATTGAACAACTTCAGCTTCAGTAACGGAAAGCTTGTCGCCCGTCGAGCCTATGGCATAGGCTGTGGAAAGGAAATTACAGTGAAGCTGACCACAG ATCCCGGATATAAGTGGCTAAATGCTACCTTCTCTACTGGCGGATTCAAGGCACCTACTGCCAAGACGTCGCTGTGTGAATCCAAACCTGTCTCACTGAAAGATGGTGATTCTGCTCAATTGTCAACAACGGAAGATTTTTCCTGTCCTCAGGAAGGCTGTGTTCGCGTCTTTCAACaattgtcgtccctcgaacaaCACCTCTCATTCGAAAAGTGTTCTAAATCACTTGAACGACAACCGCTGCTAGATCTTGCCAAAACACAATATGCGTCATATTTGATGGAAGGTGTGGGTGTGATGCCTACACTGAAATCCCGAGAGCACGTGGTAACCTCAGAAAACAAGCCTTAA